CCTTCTTCGATGGCTGGATGCAGGTCGCCTTTGAGGAAGCCAAGCATTTTCGAATGGTGCGGGCGCGCCTGCGCGAACTGGGCGCAGACTATGGCGATTTGCCCGCGCATGATGGCCTCTGGCAGGCGGCCCATGCCACTCGCACCGATCTGACCGCGCGCCTGGCCGTCGTGCCGCTGATTCTTGAGGCCAGGGGGCTCGACGTGACGCCGGCCCTTCAGGCGAAAATGCGCGAAACCGGCGATCTCGAAAGCGCCGCCATCCTGGATGTCATCTACAATGACGAGAAAGGCCATGTTGCCGTCGGTGCGAAATGGTTCCGCTTCCTCTGTGCCCGGGAGAAGCGCGATCCGGCCCGAACTTTCCAGGAACTGGTGCGCGCCAACTTCCGCGGTTCATTGAAAGCCCCGTTCAACGATATAGCTCGGGCGGAAGCGGGGCTCACGCCCTCCTTCTACCGTTCACTGACGTCTACAAGCAATGCTTGATATACTAATAACAAGCACCTTTTCCGGCATCTAATACTGCAATAGAAAGCATTCGTTAACCATAATGCCGTGTACTTCCATTGGGTGCCAGAACGCACCGATTGGGAGAGTCTCGGTGACAGCAAAGCCTCAAAACCGGGTTTTCGGCAAGCAAAAGCGACATCACACTATTATCCTCGCTAGCGGCGATACGGTGCGACATATGACGGTGCGCCCATGGATGGCCGCGGTCGCCGTCTGTATGGTCGGAGTCTTCTCGATCGGCTATCTCCTTGCGACCTCCTACCTGGTCCTGCGTGACGATCTCATCGGTGCCACGATGGCCCGCCAGGCGCGCATGCAATATGACTATGAAGATCGCATCGCCGCCCTGCGCGCCCAGGTCGACCGCGTCACCTCCCGCCAGCTCCTGGATCAGCAGGTCGTGGAGGAGAAGGTTGACAAGTTGATCGAGCAGCAACAGCAACTCTCCTCACGCAACGGCAAGCTCAGCACTCTTCTCGACCGCGCAGAAAACTCCGGCCTGACCGACAAGAGCGCGCATCCAGATGCCAATGCTGCTGCGCCTAAGAATGAACATGCCCGGCTGACGTCACCCAAGGCAATCGAAAAGCTTCTCCTGAGCGGCACGCCGGCTGACGCCCCATCCGACAACTCCACGCTTGCCTATGTCCCGGCCCCCGAAACCGTCGCCGACCGCGCCGATCGCGTCTTTTCGAAGGTGACGCTGTCGCTGAAGCACATAGAGCAGGATCAATTATCCCGGATCCGCAATCTCACCGCTGGCGCGTCAGAAACCGCCAACGAGATCCAATCGATCATGCAGAACGTCGGGATCAGGGTTCCAAACGAGGTCGCCAATACTG
The Rhizobium sp. 11515TR DNA segment above includes these coding regions:
- a CDS encoding ferritin-like domain-containing protein translates to MSGSPETITSLRGGAIAAIRSADLDMKTELAQESATRWFARTLSLRSPLDPPLADRPGRPEKPELVPPKNMEKRSLHTLKGRIALLHAIAHIELNAVDLALDIVARFATGPVPNSFFDGWMQVAFEEAKHFRMVRARLRELGADYGDLPAHDGLWQAAHATRTDLTARLAVVPLILEARGLDVTPALQAKMRETGDLESAAILDVIYNDEKGHVAVGAKWFRFLCAREKRDPARTFQELVRANFRGSLKAPFNDIARAEAGLTPSFYRSLTSTSNA
- a CDS encoding M23 family metallopeptidase, coding for MTAKPQNRVFGKQKRHHTIILASGDTVRHMTVRPWMAAVAVCMVGVFSIGYLLATSYLVLRDDLIGATMARQARMQYDYEDRIAALRAQVDRVTSRQLLDQQVVEEKVDKLIEQQQQLSSRNGKLSTLLDRAENSGLTDKSAHPDANAAAPKNEHARLTSPKAIEKLLLSGTPADAPSDNSTLAYVPAPETVADRADRVFSKVTLSLKHIEQDQLSRIRNLTAGASETANEIQSIMQNVGIRVPNEVANTAREDTDGGVGGPYVPPENVDQFERSMAELDTALTHLETVRGAAESLPFRNPAPGKLITSPFGNRKDPFFGTLALHTGTDFHFSPGERIKATAPGKVVSAGWTGGYGNMVEIDHGGGISTRYGHMEQVLVKVGDKVGAGDAIGLAGSTGRSTGTHLHYEVRENGHPIDPMYFIGAGTKLASYISGLGAI